DNA sequence from the Pseudomonadota bacterium genome:
GCCCAAGCGCTGCGACCACGGCTCAGCCGGGAGCTCGCCGACGACATCCACGCCGAAATCAAGGGCACGACCGACTCCGAATATCTGTTCGCACTGATCCGCCAGCGGATGCGGGAAAACCCCCATGCCGATCCGGCCGACGTAATGTTTCTCGCGGTCGAGGCGTTGGACCGTTGGATGGGGCAAAACCGCTGCCTATTGAATTGGATACTGACCGACGGCCAACGCGTGTTTGCGCTGCGCGATGCCGTCGGTGCCGAAGCGCCCAGCCTGTATTTTTGCACCGATAGCGAAACCACCCCCAACGGCCAATGGATCGCCTCGGAGCCGCTGGATGACAGTGAATTCTGGCGCCCCATTCCGCAAGGTGCCTTGCTGATACTCGACCATGACCAACCACCGGAGCTGCGAGCGCGATGATCGGTCGGGCTGCAACCGCCCTCCAAGCCGGGGATCTGGACCGCTTTGCCGCGCTGCAGCGCCTCACCCTGACTCTGGCAGGACGATTGGACGACAAAAACGCGCGTATTCAACACCACAGCGAGCTCAGCCCCTTGGCCTGGCACCTCGGGCACACCGTCTGTGTGGAAGTTCACTGGCTGGCCGAGCAGGTTTGCGGTGAAAAGATCCTCTCGGAAACCGAGAATACGGTGTACTTCCCGGAGAATCTCACCAAGCCGCTACGCGCCGAGCGCCTCCCGCCCTTGGAGGCGCTACAGTTTTGGGCCGAACGACACCAAGCGGCCAACTTGGCGCGCTGGCAAACCGCCCCTGCCGATCATCCCCTGATGAAGGACGGCTACTTGCTGCATTTCCTCATCCAGCATTACGCCCAACATTTGGAGATCATGCACATGATCTTGCAGTGCGCGGCGCTGGCGGGGGCGAGCGGGAACGCAGTCGAAGCGCGCCCCCCCCTGATGGCCACCCGGCCGAGCAACCGCTGGGCCGCACACCCGGGCGGGCCTGTGCGCTGCGGCGACAGCGACAACCCGGCACCCTACGACAACGAACAACCGGCCACGGATACGGATCTAGCGCCGTTTTTGATTTCGCCGCATCCGGTCACCAATGGTGAATTTTTGGCGTTCATGGAGTCGGGCGGCTATGCAGATGATCGCTGGTGGGATGAGGCCGGGCTGCATTGGCGGGCGCAAAACCAGCCGGAAC
Encoded proteins:
- the egtC gene encoding ergothioneine biosynthesis protein EgtC — encoded protein: MCRIAAYLGEDVDLATFLLRPPHSLYRQSWDARELTEARVNADGFGIGWYAPDRQAATYINTSPIWSDPNLDSLGRTLSSGCWLGNVRSATPGLGVSLANTQPFHGANWLFTHNGFVEDFAQALRPRLSRELADDIHAEIKGTTDSEYLFALIRQRMRENPHADPADVMFLAVEALDRWMGQNRCLLNWILTDGQRVFALRDAVGAEAPSLYFCTDSETTPNGQWIASEPLDDSEFWRPIPQGALLILDHDQPPELRAR
- a CDS encoding SUMF1/EgtB/PvdO family nonheme iron enzyme, with protein sequence MIGRAATALQAGDLDRFAALQRLTLTLAGRLDDKNARIQHHSELSPLAWHLGHTVCVEVHWLAEQVCGEKILSETENTVYFPENLTKPLRAERLPPLEALQFWAERHQAANLARWQTAPADHPLMKDGYLLHFLIQHYAQHLEIMHMILQCAALAGASGNAVEARPPLMATRPSNRWAAHPGGPVRCGDSDNPAPYDNEQPATDTDLAPFLISPHPVTNGEFLAFMESGGYADDRWWDEAGLHWRAQNQPEHPFHWRLGPNGWIAVSATGPEPLPAHAAVYGVNRFEAAAYARWVGARLPHEHEWESAFRAGLIQRTGEAWEWCDNAFFPYPGYRAYPYEGYSKPWFDGAHFTLKGGSPFTQPEIHRPGFRNFYGADKRHIFAGLRLARSAV